A window of Haliscomenobacter hydrossis DSM 1100 contains these coding sequences:
- a CDS encoding S8 family serine peptidase, with product MQTYTYRNGKKLLLNKSGDEFVTRETPEELIARGITQVEKTSSVSSKVKTTPEGLEADMARSRETAPTHHAYYLAETGDEFLITDRVTISFKAAISSEDLAAFMGKYGLVLLEEYSPQDFLFQLTEHTGMNPIKLVVKLTEEEPGIAFAENDTNYRVKRYAIALPTDPIYARQWHLQTRFTNADFDPRSSSNCEEAWKLLDNFGSPEVVIGITDDGCKVDHPDFSGDKFKGWGYFRGSRLVKNTDIDAVAAEMYIKGSDHGTACAGVAAGNANGQLVVGAAPGCKLLPVQWQSDGPYLLISDSKLLTALTYMADKVDVVSNSWGGTPTSIWQTLVVNRLRDLAKTGGRRGKGIVFLWAAGNENCPINHEANVEVPYTDGWSFANNQWRWVGVETSRSFQNNLVGIPGVLHVAALASTAQRSHYSNYGTGIEITASSNNVHSYSRIRLRGLGISTSSGESTGFTNSFGGTSSATPLTAGIVALIVSAKPDLSGAEVISILKKSASKDLNLTDYPRTPPASYDPNPTWDVSPVAPFDKGEFKNINSADGTWSPWFGHGKADAQAAVKMAIGNVPPTPPEPQKAIRIVSALVNPVGFDSGKENITLLNPNAVLADLNDWTLDVNNRKQTLKLILNPGEAKTFNVDPSKVVLTNTGGTIKLIDKDQKLVAQVKYLKKEVKNGIVVEF from the coding sequence ATGCAAACCTACACCTACCGAAACGGCAAAAAGCTCCTGCTCAACAAATCTGGCGACGAATTTGTCACCCGGGAAACTCCAGAAGAACTCATTGCCCGCGGCATCACACAGGTTGAAAAAACCTCTTCTGTTTCGTCCAAAGTCAAAACTACCCCGGAAGGACTAGAGGCCGACATGGCCAGAAGCCGGGAAACCGCCCCCACCCACCACGCCTACTATTTGGCCGAGACCGGAGATGAATTCCTGATCACTGACCGGGTCACCATCAGCTTCAAAGCCGCCATTTCTTCCGAAGATTTGGCCGCATTTATGGGCAAATACGGACTGGTGCTGTTGGAGGAATATTCTCCCCAGGATTTCCTTTTCCAACTCACCGAGCATACGGGCATGAACCCGATCAAGTTGGTGGTGAAATTGACCGAAGAAGAGCCAGGCATTGCCTTCGCCGAAAACGACACCAACTACCGGGTAAAACGTTACGCGATTGCCCTGCCTACCGATCCCATATATGCCCGACAATGGCACCTGCAAACCCGGTTTACGAATGCAGACTTTGACCCCAGATCCAGTTCCAACTGTGAAGAAGCCTGGAAACTGCTCGACAATTTTGGCAGTCCAGAGGTGGTCATCGGCATTACCGACGATGGTTGCAAGGTGGACCACCCTGATTTTTCGGGGGATAAATTCAAGGGTTGGGGGTATTTCCGGGGGAGTCGCCTGGTCAAAAATACGGATATTGATGCTGTGGCTGCTGAAATGTACATTAAGGGCTCCGATCACGGTACCGCTTGTGCCGGAGTAGCTGCTGGAAATGCCAATGGGCAACTGGTGGTAGGTGCGGCACCGGGCTGCAAGTTGTTACCCGTGCAATGGCAAAGCGATGGCCCTTACCTGCTCATCAGTGACTCCAAGTTATTGACGGCCTTGACTTACATGGCGGATAAGGTAGACGTAGTATCCAACTCCTGGGGAGGAACCCCCACCAGCATCTGGCAAACTTTGGTGGTCAATCGCCTGCGCGATTTAGCCAAAACGGGTGGCCGTCGGGGTAAAGGGATTGTATTCCTGTGGGCAGCAGGCAATGAAAACTGCCCGATCAATCACGAAGCGAATGTAGAAGTGCCGTATACCGATGGTTGGTCTTTTGCCAACAACCAATGGCGATGGGTAGGAGTGGAAACTTCGCGCAGTTTCCAGAACAATCTGGTGGGGATTCCCGGCGTATTACATGTTGCTGCCCTGGCCAGCACCGCACAGCGCAGTCATTATTCCAATTATGGCACGGGCATCGAAATTACCGCGTCTTCCAATAATGTGCACTCCTATTCCCGCATTCGACTGCGTGGTTTGGGGATTTCAACCTCCTCCGGCGAAAGTACAGGGTTCACCAATTCATTTGGTGGTACTTCTAGCGCTACGCCGCTCACTGCAGGGATTGTTGCTTTGATCGTTTCTGCTAAACCAGATCTCAGTGGGGCGGAAGTCATTTCAATTTTGAAAAAATCGGCTTCAAAAGATTTGAACCTGACGGATTATCCACGTACGCCTCCGGCTAGTTATGATCCTAATCCGACCTGGGACGTATCGCCAGTGGCGCCTTTTGACAAGGGGGAGTTCAAAAACATCAACAGCGCGGATGGAACCTGGAGTCCCTGGTTTGGGCACGGGAAGGCGGATGCGCAGGCAGCGGTTAAAATGGCCATTGGTAATGTACCTCCAACTCCACCAGAACCTCAAAAAGCCATTCGTATCGTATCGGCGTTGGTCAACCCAGTTGGTTTTGATTCGGGAAAAGAAAACATTACTTTGTTGAATCCCAATGCTGTTCTGGCTGACCTGAATGATTGGACTTTGGATGTCAACAACCGCAAACAAACCTTAAAATTGATCTTGAACCCCGGTGAAGCCAAAACCTTTAACGTGGATCCCAGC